In Nocardioides daphniae, the DNA window CGCAAGCCTGCGACCCGCCCGAGGTACCGATGCGTCAAATCAATGAGTTGGGAGGACCTGCTCGATGGCGCCGGTAGCGGCAGAGGGGCGAATCTTCATGGTGGCGACGTAGCGCGCCCGATAGTCAGCGTCGCCTTTGGCAGGGTCGGTGTCGTCCCACTCGTAGGTGGTGACCCGGAGGGTGTTGCAGAGCCTGCCGACAAGGACCGCGATGGGGAACGGGCAGCGAAGCAGGAGGTGCGCTTCTGCGTTGTTGTTGGTCTCGGAGAGTTCGCGGATGTGGTGGGCCGCTTCGGCTGCGACGGCCCCCGCGTCATCAGGGTTGATGAGGTCGTCGGTCCCGAGCCGAAGATGGCGCCAAGCAGTGAGGGTGTCCCCCTGCTCGTCGAGGTAGCGCTCGTAGGCGGCATCGCTCCGGCGCTGGAGCAGATCGAGGTAGATGGCGACCTTGGACCTTCCGGTGGAGCTGAGCTGAGGATTCGAGCCACTGCCCGTGACTTCGAGCAAGGCGGGGTCCGACAGGTCCGCCTCGGTGCCGCTGGTCCACGAGTCTCCGCGTTGGTCGACGACTTCAAGGTTCCCGACGCGTGAGGAGGGGATCGCGGCGCCGAGGGCGAAGGCGACGGTGAGGTGGGCGCCTCCTCTGACCTGTACGCGCTTGGCCGAGGAACGGGTCACTGCGCCGGGAATGAACCGGATGACGTCGGCTAGGTCTACGAGGCCGGGGACGCTGGGTAGCCGCTCGTGGGTGTTGGGGCGGATGCGGATATCGAGTTCGCTGCCGGTGCGGTCGTAGACCTGTGGGGTGTTGCGGGTCTGGATGCTGATGTTGAACGTGTCGTCGGTCCCGTTGAGTTCTCGCTGGGCGGCGATGCGGTGGAAGACGAGCTTCCCGACGAGGTTGATGAGCCCTGCCCGGTTGGCGGGAGATTGGTCGACGCTGTTGAGGGTTCCGGGGCGCTTCAGGAGGACGCGATCTGGGGCGTCGTAGTCCAACTTCCCTGGTTCGCGCTCCACGGCGTTTGCGATGCCGAGAACGAACTGCGGGTGGTCGGAATGAAGTTCGATGAGTCGGGGGGACTCGACGTGCTGGACCACTTCGCTTTTTGCGACTTCGGGTGTGATGACGAGGATGGCGCCGGAGAGGCCTGCGTTCATCGCTTCGTTGAGCCGCTGTTCGGTGTCGCCGGGCGGGAGGTCGTCACGGTCGCGCCAGACGGGGATCCCTGCCGCTCGGAGAAGCCATGCGAGTTCGGCGGTGATGTCGGTGCCGTCGCTTTGGCGGTAGGAGATGAACACCGGGTCTGTTGGGTTGATGCTCATGTCGGTTCCTTGTCGCTGAGCGGTGGGAGGTTGCCGGTGCTCCGGATGGCACATGGGCGCGGTTTCACCGTGACGATCCGCTGTGCGTCGAGTGCGTAACTCGTTCCGGTGCGTCTGAGGACGATGGATGTTGGGTTGGGCGCAAGCGGGTGACGGATGGAGATGAACGCCAGTGAGGCAAGGTCGGTGGGGCTGGGGCCGACGTCGCTGGGGTGGCTGTGCCAGTCGCCGAGGTAGCCCAGGCGGGGATCTTCGCGTCTTGCCGCGCGGACGGCAGGCTGGGTGGTTCCGTGCGGAATCCGGTAGTGGTGACTGCCCCGGTCGCGGCTCGGGATTTCAATTGCACCGACGACCCATGGCCGGCCGTCAGCGTGGACACCGACGAGAATTCCTCCGGTCTCGTGGGGAAATGAGTTGTTGGCCGCCCGAATCATGGCGGCCTCAGCTGATTCAGAGATCAGGAGCACGGGTCTGTCATGCCGCTCCTCCGCTGGGAGAGGCGGGGCTGTCGAGTGTCCCGGGGCGGTCGAACGGCGGGTCCATCGCCCGGAGCACGATGATCCGTTCGTCGGACCTCTCGCGCCGTCCGGTGAGGTAGTCGATGGCGGCGTGGGCGATGTCGGCAGCAACGGCGAGGACGCTGGTGGGCGGGGCGTTGTTGACCGGTGCTGTGCAGCCCAATTCGAGGAACCCCTGGGCGGACGCTGCGAGGTCCTCGGGTGGGAGTGCGCGGTAAGCAGGGTTAGCGGGGCGTCCCGCAATACGGGTATCGCCCTCCGCCTGCCGCTGAACTCGCGCGAGTGCGCCTTGGTGGTACAGCGCTCCGGTGATGAGCGGGGTGCCCGTCCGGCGGCAGACCTCCGCGAGCGCGGCGCTGACGTGAAAGATCCCGGTGCAGTCGATGACGAGATCGACACCCTCGATGGTCTTCGCGAGAGCCGACGGATTGCTTGGGAGGTACTTAGCCGGGGTGACGGTTACCCATGGGGCGCGCTCCTTTGCAGCGACGAGGACTCCGATGGCCTTGTCGTAGCCCACTGCGTACTTGTCGGCGACGTGACGTACAAGGTTTGCGGTCGTGAGAGCGTCTTCGTCGTGGAGTCTGAGGTTAGCCACTCCACTGCTGGCCAAGGTGACCGCGACATGTCCTCCGACCGATCCTGCTCCCGCGATGAGGACGGTCTTGTCGGCGAGTAGTTCGCGGTCGGGACCTGCGCGGCGTTGGCGCGCGAGATGGTCGTTCGCTGAGGCTGCCATTGCTTCGGCTCTCAGGGTTTCCCCTGCTCCTGAGAGGAGCAGGGCGACGGCGTCGTGTTCCCTGTCGTGCCTGGGCCAGCCCACCACGATGAAGTCGTATCCGCCGCTTGCGTCGGCCGCACCGACGTCGGTTCGATCCGCGAGTCCCTGAGCGAGGTCGGCGCCTTGTTTCTTGGTCAGTGCTTGCTCGACGTCCGTCAAGTTGCGTGGCGCTTGTCCGATGTCGTTACGCAAGTAGAAGACGCCCCGCAGCAGATCGGCGACCTCGGCATCCTCCGGTGAACCCATCAACAGAGTGTTGCCGCGCTTGATCGCGACCAGCGGCGTCTTGAAGCCGTTGCTGCCCTTCTTGACGAGGTCATTGAATGGGAGCTCGGCCCGCCACCCGGAGTGCCGGTCAAAGGGGAGATAGGCGTCCAGAGCACGGTCCTCTACCCGGAAGCCATTTTGGGCTCTGGCTGCCCATTCATCGAGGCGGGACCAAAGCACTTCGATGTCAATGCCTGCGATCTGCGCTGGGTCGTCCTCCGCCCAGAGGCAGACGGTGCCGTTAGCTGCATGGTCGGTTCGGAGACCATCGACCCTGACGTGGGCGTATCGGAGCGGCCACCCTTGGTAGAAGGTGACATGCATAGTCGTCGCCTCAGTCAACGGACGGAGGCTCTCGCGGAGCGGGCCTGTCCAGATTGCTTGCCCGCTGCCAGGCTGGGGCGAGAAGCTAACATCGAACCAGCCCACCGCAGAACCGCTCAAACGCCGCGTCGTCGTAGGTCTCCACGTTCTTGGCTCGTAGATTCTCAGGCGAAACCGCGGGGATCGTTGCTGCCCACTGCACCCACGGCGGTGACGGCTCCGATCGGGAACCCGGCTGCGTCACAGCCCTCGGGTAGCGGGAGGACCTGTCCTCGGTCGTTCGTGCCGAGGATGTCGCGCCAGATCTTCGCGGCACGACACCTGTCTGCGGCGAGCGCTTCGCGGCCCTTGGCAGCGAAGTCCTCCAGTCTCCATGCCGTCTCGTTCCACTGGCTGGGCGAAAGTTCGGGCTGCATCTTCGTGCCGAAGACCGGGTCGGCGAGGCCCTTGTCTGCAGCCTTGCGGAACTCTGTGGCGACAGCGTCGAAGGTGCTGACGAGGAGTTCGGCGTACGAGCCACCGAAGATGCTTCCGGTCTTCCACGCATGGAAGCATCCGACTTCGACGGCGAGGCCACCGGGGCGGGCATCACCGAGGTGCACGTGACGGATCTGGCGCATGAGCCGAACGACGGGTCGGTAGGCGTTCGCTCCGTCGACGGTCGGGGTCTGGTCGCTGACGGCGAGTGCGTTGGTGTCAGCGGCGAACTGGACGGGGTTGGTCTGGATCCAGCGGCTCTCTTCCTTTCGCCACAGGTCGCGGTTCCGGTTTGGGATGCCCCAGTGCCCGGTGTCGCCCCACTTGACCGCAGGGACCGCGTCGACGCTGAACTGTTGGTCGTCAGGAAGGCTCGGGGCGGCGAAGTCGATTTTGAGGCTTCGAGCCTGCTGGGTCACACGCCCTCCACGCTCGGTGGGGCCGTACTCGTCCACCAAAACGTCACAAACCCTTTTGTAGATGATCTCCGGGTCAAAGCGGTTGGTGCGGTTCTGGAGTCTGAGGAAGATGTCGACGTCCTTGCCCGGGTACCGCGCGGTCTGCCGCGCGTAGGAACCAATGAGGATCGGATCGATCCCCCACTCCTTGAGCGTGGGGTCGGCTTCGAGCACTGCGCGAACCTCCCGCTGCGCATCCTGTGCACGCTTAGCCTTCTCGCCGTGCAGGGTCACGTTGCGGGCGGCGTCGCCGAACTGACTGCTGAGTGTTTCCACGCTTCTCCCTCGCAGGTCCTTCCCGAGACCGTGCTTCGAGATTAGTTGCCACCACCGACAGATTCCGGGTGGTTCAGGGATCGCGGCCAGCTGGAGATAGCGATCAGCTGCGATCCGGACCGCGTCCGGGTCGATCCGCAAGCACGCGGACAAGATCGACAAGGGCTGCAACAGCGTCCAGTCGAGCGTGGGGAGGTTGCTCAACCAGGCATTCGACGCATTTTCCGGCGTCGCCCTCGAGGCCACAGACATCGCTGTTGAAAACTCCACCCCGGACAGTGCCGGAGTCGTCGCCTGAACCCGAACCGCTCACCGGTTGGCGGCCGCGCTGGACCCTCCCAGCGCGGCCGGCGGCGCCTCAATGTCTACCGATTCAGTGTTCTTGAGGCGAAAGTTCGATCGCCTCGTATTCGCTGCATCTCGACAAGGCACTCGTTCGCAAGGGGCTGACGGAAGTCTCTTCAACTTTCGGAGGGACAGGGGCGTCCCCCCGCTCTGACCTGTGCAAACGCAGGATCGCCCGCACCGCTGATCCTGCGTCCCCCTCCGAATCGGGGGTTTGGGGGGACGGATGCGGGGACGCCCGCTCGCGACCTTTCTGCCGTGCACAGACACGGACGAAAGGAGCGAGTGCGATGAGTGTGGGCGACCAGCTCGGCCTCGACGACAACAGCGAACTGCTCGACCAGGCCCGCCAGAAGTGGCCCGCCTGGGTGGCCGCGGATCCACGGCTGGGGGTTGTCGAGGAGTTCGACGATCTGCGGGCTTGGCTGCCCTCGGTGGACAGCGCAGCCTCTGACGAGGTCCTCCTGGCGCTGGCCATGTTGGCGGCCCCCGATGGCGGCGACGACATCGCCGCCGCGGCCGCGCTCGCCAAGTGCCTGCTGCCCGGCGCGTGTCGGCTCGCAGGCTGGCTGAGCACGCTGCCTCCCCACGAGGTCTTCCGCGACAGCCAGCCCGTCGCGGCCGGCTCCTGGTCGGCCGTCGAGCGGATCGACGAGCTCGTGGCCTCCCAGCTGTGGATCGAGGTCCGGACGTTCAAGTGGCGCCGGCTGCGCAAGGTCGCCGCGAACATCCTGATCAACACCCGTGTCGGTGTCCTCCGCGAGGTCGGTGACTTCTTCTGCGTCTCCCGGGCCGACCGCACCTGGGCGAACACCACCCTCGTGGAGTCCTTCTCGTCCGGCGACCTGGCGGACGGCGACGCGGGAGCGTGGAGCGCCACAGCGATGCCGACCGAGCGGGTCGCCGGCGCGCTGTTCCACCGTCCCGAGATCCTCGCCGACGCCGGCCCGGAGCAGGAGGAGCAGTCGGCGACCGAGGAGCTGCTGGAGCTGCTGGCGTGGGCGTGTGAGAACCGGGTGATCAGCGCGGCCGACCGCTACCTGCTGCTGTGCCTTGTCGACGAGGCCGACCGGGTCGAGACCCGCAACCTGACCCGCGGCTGCGGCGGCCTGCTCAGCAACGAGGTGTCCAGCCGGGTCGCGCCTCGCGTCGGGGTGTCCGAGGCAACCGTCCGTCGCCACGGCTCGCGCACCGTGCGCGCGCTTGCCGCGGCCGCCCCCAGGAAGTTCGGCCATGACGAATGAGCCCAACCGTGATCGCTCCCACCGCCTCACGACACATAGGCGACTGGAGGTGGTGAAGCCCGTGCCGACACCCGCACGCCGAGCCTTTCTGGCACGGCCTCCTGCACGGGGCACTGAACGGCGACGACCGCACCGCCGGCAACACCGTCACCACGGTGCAGCAGGCGGTGTCGCTGTTCTTCCAGGCCGACATCCGGCGCAGGTGCATCCCCAGCCCAGGCCATCCCGCCACGGACCTGGCCGACGTGATCCGCCGCCGCGGCACCATCTACCTTCTCGGCCGCGAGGACCCCTACGCCTCGGCTAGCCCGCTGATGACCGCCGTGGCAGAGCACGTCTTGGACACCGGGCTGCTGCTGGCCAACAGCTCCCCGTGGGGAGGCCGGCTGTGCCCGCCCCTGGTCTCGGTGCTCGACGAGCTGCCCTCCACCGCACCGCTTCCCACGCTGCGCACCCGGATGGCCAACGAGCGGGCACTGGGGCTCTCGTTCATCTGGGCCGCCCAGACCCGTCCCCAGCTGACCAGCATCTTCGGCGAGCACGAGGCCCGCGCGCTGCTCGGCCTCACCAACACCCTGGTGATGTTCGGCGGCTCCAAGGACGTCGCCTTCAACCAGGAGATCTCCGACCTTCTCGGCCAGGTCCGGATCGGTCGACGCACCCACCGCGGCAGCGGCGGCGGCTACGAGGGCGACGACATCGCGATCATGCGGCCCGAGGAAGTCCGCCAGCTGCCCGAGCGCCAAGCCCTGGTGATCGCCGAGAACGGCAAGCCGATCATCGCCAAGCTGCACCGCTGCGTCGAAGGCAAGGCCGGCGAACGGCTCCTGGCCGACCAGCGGGCGCTGCGCGAGCGCCTGACCAACGACCGG includes these proteins:
- a CDS encoding SAVED domain-containing protein is translated as MSINPTDPVFISYRQSDGTDITAELAWLLRAAGIPVWRDRDDLPPGDTEQRLNEAMNAGLSGAILVITPEVAKSEVVQHVESPRLIELHSDHPQFVLGIANAVEREPGKLDYDAPDRVLLKRPGTLNSVDQSPANRAGLINLVGKLVFHRIAAQRELNGTDDTFNISIQTRNTPQVYDRTGSELDIRIRPNTHERLPSVPGLVDLADVIRFIPGAVTRSSAKRVQVRGGAHLTVAFALGAAIPSSRVGNLEVVDQRGDSWTSGTEADLSDPALLEVTGSGSNPQLSSTGRSKVAIYLDLLQRRSDAAYERYLDEQGDTLTAWRHLRLGTDDLINPDDAGAVAAEAAHHIRELSETNNNAEAHLLLRCPFPIAVLVGRLCNTLRVTTYEWDDTDPAKGDADYRARYVATMKIRPSAATGAIEQVLPTH
- a CDS encoding Mov34/MPN/PAD-1 family protein, translated to MLLISESAEAAMIRAANNSFPHETGGILVGVHADGRPWVVGAIEIPSRDRGSHHYRIPHGTTQPAVRAARREDPRLGYLGDWHSHPSDVGPSPTDLASLAFISIRHPLAPNPTSIVLRRTGTSYALDAQRIVTVKPRPCAIRSTGNLPPLSDKEPT
- a CDS encoding HesA/MoeB/ThiF family protein, with the translated sequence MTEATTMHVTFYQGWPLRYAHVRVDGLRTDHAANGTVCLWAEDDPAQIAGIDIEVLWSRLDEWAARAQNGFRVEDRALDAYLPFDRHSGWRAELPFNDLVKKGSNGFKTPLVAIKRGNTLLMGSPEDAEVADLLRGVFYLRNDIGQAPRNLTDVEQALTKKQGADLAQGLADRTDVGAADASGGYDFIVVGWPRHDREHDAVALLLSGAGETLRAEAMAASANDHLARQRRAGPDRELLADKTVLIAGAGSVGGHVAVTLASSGVANLRLHDEDALTTANLVRHVADKYAVGYDKAIGVLVAAKERAPWVTVTPAKYLPSNPSALAKTIEGVDLVIDCTGIFHVSAALAEVCRRTGTPLITGALYHQGALARVQRQAEGDTRIAGRPANPAYRALPPEDLAASAQGFLELGCTAPVNNAPPTSVLAVAADIAHAAIDYLTGRRERSDERIIVLRAMDPPFDRPGTLDSPASPSGGAA
- a CDS encoding nucleotidyltransferase, with translation MSNLPTLDWTLLQPLSILSACLRIDPDAVRIAADRYLQLAAIPEPPGICRWWQLISKHGLGKDLRGRSVETLSSQFGDAARNVTLHGEKAKRAQDAQREVRAVLEADPTLKEWGIDPILIGSYARQTARYPGKDVDIFLRLQNRTNRFDPEIIYKRVCDVLVDEYGPTERGGRVTQQARSLKIDFAAPSLPDDQQFSVDAVPAVKWGDTGHWGIPNRNRDLWRKEESRWIQTNPVQFAADTNALAVSDQTPTVDGANAYRPVVRLMRQIRHVHLGDARPGGLAVEVGCFHAWKTGSIFGGSYAELLVSTFDAVATEFRKAADKGLADPVFGTKMQPELSPSQWNETAWRLEDFAAKGREALAADRCRAAKIWRDILGTNDRGQVLPLPEGCDAAGFPIGAVTAVGAVGSNDPRGFA
- a CDS encoding type IV secretory system conjugative DNA transfer family protein, whose amino-acid sequence is MQQAVSLFFQADIRRRCIPSPGHPATDLADVIRRRGTIYLLGREDPYASASPLMTAVAEHVLDTGLLLANSSPWGGRLCPPLVSVLDELPSTAPLPTLRTRMANERALGLSFIWAAQTRPQLTSIFGEHEARALLGLTNTLVMFGGSKDVAFNQEISDLLGQVRIGRRTHRGSGGGYEGDDIAIMRPEEVRQLPERQALVIAENGKPIIAKLHRCVEGKAGERLLADQRALRERLTNDRRMVITPEARATAALVEARRLGFVDDENDHTRSDL